The sequence below is a genomic window from Cicer arietinum cultivar CDC Frontier isolate Library 1 chromosome 6, Cicar.CDCFrontier_v2.0, whole genome shotgun sequence.
CAAGTAATCGTTGGAAAGTAGACAACCACATTGAGCTCGCGGGAGGGAGATGCTGGAGCATGGAAGACACATGCAGACGCGTGTAGAACGCACGTTGACGTGTGCGAAGTGCGTGACTTGGATTtgaaaccattttttttttcaaaaactattaatattttaatttcaattcctctaaaaaataaaaaaccaacaaGCTTAGAACCAAGCTCATGCCTAAGCCCAAACTTGGTCGACCGAGCCAAGCCAGTTAGATTACAGATGTTGCAGCTCACGTGTGGTGGTCAAGTGGTATACTCTCGTCTTGTCACAAACTTGCATAACCATTTGGACACACTCCGTTGGTTCAACTTTTACTTTATATACACTAGAATTGTTTATAGTCTATCTCATGTGAGACTTCAACATTTTTCAATTTACACAATAGTATACTCTATGTTTCAACAATCCCTCCACTTGAATGTAAAAAAGAATTTCCAAAATAGCGTCAGACACTTGTATAAGATTGTGTTTAAAGAAAGGTATCTTCCGACTTGAACATTTGTATAGTAAGATTCAGAATTTACTAGATTGACTcatagtcttgaactctatcgcTAACACCTAAACACACACAAATTTTTCCTATGGTGTATTATTAAAAGCTCATGAATTAATAGTTCTGCACTCTATCTTAGTACATTGAACGCTCTAGGAGTTTTTCCTAAAAATTCAATTGGAAAtgcccccacttccacattcacataagTGAGTCTATCAAGAATATCCTTGTATCTAGATACTTCACTCCATATGTAGTATAAATTTCATTAAGAGTTTTTATTACCTTATTCTCTTATCACTTCAAGAATCATGTTTCGTTAGAATTATAATAGCATGTTCTTCTCAAACcacttcacgacttgttattCCGTTGAACCTAATTATGGGGATTTTCAATCTTTTATGTCGGGTTACTACCACGAGTAATTCATCAATCTTTTACGAATTATATGTTGTCTCTTACCGTTGTAGTAATGGTTATCAATTTGTTCAATAGTCACAGTAGTATCATATTGGATCAATATATCTAGTATCGATTTTATAAAGGAATCTCGAACAAATAACATCTCAACCAACTGGCTTATTCACTAGTTGTCGCTAGAGCTATCATCTTAGACACCATAGTGGATTGAGCCAATATAGTTTGTTTCTTAGATTTTCAAGAATCGACTCCTCTAGCTATGCTAAATATATACCCACTGGTCACTTTGAAAtcatttgataaaatgtttcaATCAGCATTACTGTATCCTTCAAGTACAATGAGAAACTGTTGATAATTTAATCAAAGGTTCATTGTTCTTATTAAGTATCTCACAACTCTCTCAAGAGCATTTCAATTAGGTATCTCACGACTCTCAATGACACGTCAATTTCAGTaacacaaatattttctttatttttattgatgttaaattctatagaaaaataatgtttattttatacaaaCTGAGTAGATGTGCTTTTATTACTTaaacaataaagataaataaacaaatactacatttagttttttatataaGAAGGGTTCACGTTTCAAGATATACAATTACAAACAGCCAATATTGTTCTGGCGTGGTGCATTTATAGATAGGGGATTGTCTACTACATAGGTCCCAGTCCTTGAAAATCTAGTCTTGTAGCTGGCTTGAATATGACATATCAAGCCTGTTACTCTAATTGGGAGAGTCAAGAGCATCACAAAGTGGAAGGATCGGGATTATATATCATTCATTTGTAGTATTTTAATACAAATATTCAATTTGTTAGACTTAATACctatatttttcttcaaaataatttatgtgattttttaaattacacgaaaatattaaatttgtattttaattttttaataaattaacatttttatgtttttataaatattataatattaaattatttttagttttaatttcattttaattatttgtagttatagatttttaaaaatttatgataaataCCGATCATATAAAgaacaacataataaattttcatgtgATTTCATAGTCTAGATTAAGAAAATTTCgtacttaattttaaaaatttaatatatatctcACTCGaattttctcttatttaattatttttctaaaactgcaattaaaatttcttaatTAGTTCATTGAAAAAATTCAGAGAGTTTAAGATTTCTATTTTGCTGGTTTGAATTTATAATCATCGGTGCAagtatttttatcattatatttaatcaacattcatttattttaatatttcatttgtctCATAATAATTGActcatttgattattttatacatatttaaaaaaaaatataaattaaagagagagtattatttttataaaattatttttactaacTATTTGtgtattatcaatataaaaaatatatagtgaAAGATATACAAAATACATGGACCAccattttttacaaatatatgtatatacataaaatttgaTGAGCACttcgatattttaaaattttgatggaTACAGCATCTAACATTTAATAACTTAACGtcatgttaaatttttttataatttagtttaaaaaaaatacatatatcacaaaaaaaaatctattttatttttttatttattttcttcattatatctttttcaatatatttagttactaCAAATTCTAAAACGGCTCTACAtagatttatattaatttatagctTATCTAATTGTAGTTCAAAAAACAACTACACCAAAACACTAGCTTTTACAAaacataaatcatatatttccaaaaaaaaaaacacacaaatcatatattaaattagttttttaagtAGTAGTAGCGATGATAATAATaggaatttaaatatttcaaagaattgtacttaaatataattgatgcaattttaaattttaaatacgCAGTCgtataaacattaaaaaaatataatattataatatagatCATATAAAGTCGACTTTTAGagtaaagttttattttattcaatgcaagaattttaaaatatttttaagtttatgagTGGACATTTAGAACATGGTGGAAGTTGTTTGATAAGAGTGATTGATAGCAAATGATCTAGTAGATTTTGAATAGTCGTTAATACCATATTAAACTTTTAGATTAAATTAGTTCAATCACTACAAAATCAGTTTGTAGAATAAATGCTACCTACCATTTATAAGGGTGTGTATGAAACCACGTCCAAATGAGTCACACTGTGGAAGGTACAACATGTAGTTTCAATATCAACATTGTCCTAGCTTTCAACGAAAGTCTAATTACTCACTAAACACATTATCATAATTCATCTCTCTAATTTAAGACTcttaataaatacaattattCTCAAACAATAAACTAACCTCTTCATATACTAACATAAActataacaaattttatttacgtTGTTATCATTTTCaatgatattaattaaatctTCACAATAAAAATTGGAATTAACCTATTTCATTAAGAACATGAGCATATGGAAAGAAAGATTCATACCTGTAAAAGTTGTGAGCACAATTTCATATTGTTGTCCAACCACAACCTTGGATAGTGGAATTGCCTTGTCTTCCAAGAAATCATCACAAATCTCATATTGATTTCTATGAAGAGGTATGAACTCAAAGTAAGAGAAAGTAGGCACAACAACAAATGTAACTTCTTCAGGAGGCAAACAAGGATCAACATTAACCCCAATCCAGCTCTCAGTTGATCCATAATCACCACTAATCAAAGGCAACCCATTTGCATAATGCCTAAGTTTTTTCAAATATGGTGTCATAGATCCTGTCATTATTGAACACAAATACTTAACATTTGGCCAAAGTTTTGGAACCAAACCAAACCAATCAACTTTCTCTAACTCCTCACAATAAGCTTCTAATTTTGAACCCAAATTTGTGTTTGGACATTTAGAAATAATGTCCAAAATTGCTTCTCTCATTTTTGGTGACTTAATTCTTGAACTTAGAGTTCCATTTTTAATGTCATTGCAAATTTCTCTCCAAAGTTCTTCAAAATTGGTGAAAGCTTGTACCATGGTGTAGACAAAAGCTGAGGTGATAAATTCAACTTGATTTGAATAGAATAGGCCTAGAAGAAGGTGGCAATATGTGGATTGTTTATAGTCACCACTAAAAATTACTTCTTGAGGGCTGCAACTTAATGAGTTTGTTTTGtggttttttgttttgaattctTCACTTGCATAGCAATGTGTTGTGGCTGTTCCTACTGTTAAATTTCCTTTTGTTTTGAAACAGTTGCTGCCATATATGAATTCTAGAATCCTTCCTCCTTCCCTTATGGGATAAACTCTGTAACACAGTAATTAtttcaagttagtattttagattttatctATCAAGCATGGATACGCTAAAATCAATGTTGGATCACTTTCAATATAATATCTTTCACAATTCATTTATGACATTAAtgatatatcaatatcttacataGATAATTTagtgaaaataatattatttatttcattcgTACAACGTATTGAAAATGATTAGTGTTAcgttaattaataaaaaaaattccctATTGTGTTCcatttcaatttttcaatatttaattattattattttctaattatttctAAACCATGAGATCATGGACAAGTGGTTGATACACATATTTAAAACGACACAATctctttatatttaaatatgaattcgttattaaattataactcaaCTAGTAAATCTTGATAATGTTAGGTTGGACACTATGTCCCGAGTTTGAACTAATCGACCTCACAATTGTATGTGTGAGTTTCTTGTGATATTTACTATCTTATCtatatactaaaaaaatttgatCTTTAATGACTAGAGTTGAGTATATCTAATAAGGTCCCTCAATCAACTTGTTTAACCCACGACCTACATGGATTGTAGActttttttttgtccatttaAATTTTCGTAGATTGGACCATTTAgacaataaattaaatgatttaaatatgtAGTTTCACTGATTGGTCCATATTTCgtgtaacttttttaaaaaacaataattacaCTTTGTCAATTTTAATTTGGATGAATTAATAATTGTATGATTAACTTTTATATTCACGAGTTACTTTGCTTAATAAGTcatcataaataataaattttacttattCAACTGTAGcttattgatataatatattaataatcaaatacacatattttatattaatttaaaattcgtAACTATGTAATTTTACGATCAATATTTACTTATGTTTTCTTAAAACTTATCATAcgttcatttaaaattatttaacgaagtatcaaatagttttaaaattttataaaaaaatgtatagttGTTATAGTCAATAAGAACTTTTTATTTGACTATTAGATAAGTGAAATTCATTGTTTCAATatcaaattttacttttttttaatataaaataataattttagttatttatttatttattatggtTTGCAAACTAACTCATTTAACTGTGAACTAATGTGGAATAGATTTGGACTACCATATCATAATTTGTTAAATAGGACGAATCAACTTAGATACCCTAGTCTAACAAGAAAATAATGTATATTGAGACTTTGAAAATTCTAATATGGATCATGGTCTACTATTGACCAATACATCGAAAATGTTTACAACTCCAACGAACACAAGCATCGTGTCTTAAAAGTAGATGTTAATGGTCATCTTCATTTTCATGATTAATATATTGACTTAAATGATACAggtttcaaaaaaataaagaaaaacaaatatatattttatattgaattgaCATCAATTAGGTCATAGACTTATCCTTAAAGACAATAAaagttacaaactattaatgCTAAAAAATATCATCTATCATcgttaaaattttgataatatttcaGTATTAGTCTAAGATGAGCCAGACTATAGACTTACCAAGACACTTTATAATTAAATCCAAACCATGCATAGCCCATTTCTTTCTAGATATTGTAGGTGAATTaaagtaatattaatattattattattattattattattattattagataattTCTACTATATATGAGTCACTTAGATATGTATTAatacatttgatttttaaattaatagttaaataatattatttttaaaagtaattttttattatttatataattataatatctaaatattaattataaaaaatttagtaaaataaaatttattttttctaaatatttattacttataatagatgaatatttaatatttttacaataaaatataaaaaaaataatataataattataaaaaataaaatgatatttcttttcttgtaaattatttaaaaaaaaattaaaactctttTACTTGtagaaataattgttaatttattagaacaaatgtataaaatatatcaaaatagaatATACCCGTAAAAGATCTTTATAATTATTGTCGgcatcaaaaaaatataaattatgacACACCTTGATCTATAGGCTGCTGATAAAGTGAAAATTTGAAGCGTGGTTTGAGCGCTGTGTTGAGTAAAGGGTACGAATTTCTGCCTCCCCTCTGTGGTTCCAGAACTGCAAAACCACCACCACATAAATAGCAccttattataataataatatatcttATCCAATCAGCAAGGAGATATTTCGATTTCGCTAAAAAAAGGTTATTTTCTTCTGCCAAAAATGTAACACAAAGACTTAAAGTACATTTTAGcacaaatatatacaaaaggTATGAAAAGATTGTGTAATGTTTattgaaatacaaaataaaatattataaaaaatattgtattttatttttcataaaatattaatatattatatttatattccaataaattatttcatgatttataaattttacttatatGGGCAAGGCAACCAATAGATTAAAAGCATATATANNNNNNNNNNNNNNNNNNNNNNNNNNNNNNNNNNNNNNNNNNNNNNNNNNNNNNNNNNNNNNNNNNNNNNNNNNNNNNNNNNNNNNNNNNNNNNNNNNNNNNNNNNNNNNNNNNNNNNNNNNNNNNNNNNNNNNNNNNNNNNNNNNNNNNNNNNNNNNNNNNNNNNNNNNNNNNNNNNNNNNNNNNNNNNNNNNNNNNNNNNNNNNNNNNNNNNNNNNNNNNNNNNNNNNNNNNNNNNNNNNNNNNNNNNNNNNNCTTAATCTAATAATATGTATATTCAAATTAACCAATAtagaatttgacaaaatcataataataaaataacatgtcattttataaataaaacaggCATTTTATAGAttagaaaaaagaaacataCATCATACTTTTATTTAAGTAAAGtataaattttactaaaattgTTATGTTATACCGTATAATTTTTATATGCACTATGTATGTTATTCTCATTCATACAAATGTGAACATGACCACAAGTTTTGGTAAGCAACGGAATCAAACTGCATGCTACATTAGTCTACATTTTATCATAATACTTTAGGTGATCTAAATATAAACaactttgaattaataaaaaatattaatgtaattggttaataattaaatatatattttttttatttaaagttgttTATGTTTAAAGATGGAAAATATTGAGCTGTAATTACAATTCTAAAATGAATCTGAATATTCCCCAATAGTgtaaaaaagaaaggaagaataaaaaaaaaggcaaCATAATATAGGTTGTCGAGTGAGCAAAGCATGAGTGTCCCCATCAGAAATCCTTTGAATAAAAGGCTCAAAATCAGCATGTGAAGAAATTGGTACCAAAGAAGTGAAAAGTGATTCCAATGCACATGGTTCCATCTCTAACACATTATAATCCCCCAACCATTTCTTAAGATATTCCACACCATGGTTCTGTTTCAAAATATTGCTTAGTATTTGAGTTTGAACAGAGCTTGCTTTCTTAGACACATCTTCAAACCATTTAATAATCATTTCATACTCATAATTTCCATTTCCATTTCCATTCTTGTTGAGAATTGGTTGTTCCATTAGATGTGGCAAGAGGGTATGTGTGAAAGTGTGTTGTTAGGTGGTTAGACAAAAAGTTAGAGATTTTGGGGAAGAAGAAATTAAAGGAGACAAGTATTTAATGAATATGGTTTGGATTCATTGGAGTTGATATTTTCCTATTCAAAAGGGTAAACTAAAACGTGCACTCATATATTCCAGGAAGATATAGACCGCATAAAAGGAAATGGTGTTATCattttaaatgtgtattttttctttttgacaataaatgtgtattttttattttcaaatatccTAATAGCTATACTACTACATCTTAAATCTTAAATACAAAGAAGTAGGAATTTGAGTTTTCAAACCCTAACTTCATCGTATCAATATTCTTGCATTTATTGATTGAATTGTACTTATGACATAAAcgtgtattttttatattttagatttggaCATATTTAAATTGCATAATTGCTCTCGcaatcccttaacttaatttcagataatatttcagttatttatctttttttttcttttcgatttggtcatttacttaattttaagtaacaatttgtttttttttatgttttaaaatgtcaacaatgttatcatctttttagaaaaatttatcaaaattttcaaacaaaacacataaaactaattatcattttcaatataaaatcaaattcataactcaaattttcaaataaattcatattttcattctttatttgatgttgttggagatataaatatgagtttatttgaatatttgaactATACATTTGATGATTacatgaattttcttgaaattggtattgaattttatgcattttgtttgaagattttgatgaattttctaaGTTTATGTAAATAAAGGATAATATCattgacattttaagatataaggaattaaattattacttaaaatcaAATCAAGGACCAAATTAAGAAAAAAGAGACTGAAGTGTTATCTAAAATTATGTTAAGGGACTATTAGAACAATTAGGcctatttaaaattagaataacAATTGGTTATTTATTATCTAttctaaaacaaatatatatatatatatatattgctacAAAAAACAAAGATATTATAGGTAGGGTGTAAGGGACCAAGTTGGTTCAATCCTAACTAATAGAGATTGGTTTGGTTTGAGTCTACTATTTTTATGAGTGAACCCGACCTAAATTAAATCGATGATATAAGGTTGGTTCGGTTTGggtgattgaatttttttttttaaaaaactataaaaatactatttattttttattattattgacttCTAAAATATATGTACAtcgttaacatattttttattttattaatcattagtattatctcaaaatataaatgaaaaatatctcaattcataatcaatttgacagtattgtttttattttatcatttaaatgaaacttatttttctgttaaaaaatataaatatagaatacaataatttcaaacaattttaataattacacCAGTTATATTCACTACTATAActatacaaatatattaatgttagtgtagtaaaaaacaaaaaactacaTACTACATAGCTAACGGGACTCCATTTGATTATGCCAAATATTCATTTCCACCCTGGACTTATCAAATTCAAATACTTTTAATCAAATATGTAGAATAAAAGTCTGTGTAAATACTGGAATCAATAATACTTATTAATAAGTGTACTTCTCATCTTATAATATAccatttatcttaaaatataaacaaaaattaataaaataaaataaatatatttgatttaaaatttaaattaaatagatcaattttttatattctatttttacttataaatagTACTAACAACTCACTCTTTAACATTGACTTTCTAACACACTTATATTTTAAGATGGAGTAACATctttataacaaatttaattaatcttacaaactatatttttcaacaacacataaaatgataaaatagttattataaaatgttttttttaatcaataaattacatttaaggatttaatttatatactattAATCACTACAATtagatcattaaaaatatttgactttaactACTTCTAAATCATACATGTGAGTGTATGAAAATTAATCTCTAAATTTAAAACATctataattgaatatttaaatatctgtatttttttatatttttttaaaatgccaCAAAATTAGTTTAACAGttaaactaattttaattttctaatttatCTATTGCAAATGTAtctatttatttcatatttggACTATATTccataatataattatttgtattattggGCTATATTACCAATTAAAAAGACGGGTCTTGGATTTACAAGTTGAGATGATGATCACACATAAccccaattttttttagagatatcaatattttttacaagatataaattggttaaaattaaaaaaatgatactccctttttaataaaaaactatattatcatgttaaaaatattttattggttaATAGTATTTTCTCCGATTTCAACCTAAATTGAGCCTTTAGTCCTTTTTGTCCACCATATGTTGGATGTAATTCAAATTGtttgtaattagttagttagaataAGTTAGAAATTAATTAGAATATGGTTAGAAGTTAGTTGATGTTGTTATAACATGTACAATAAGAAACTATTGTAGTAacaatttacaagaaaaagggtttgaattgtaaatttacctatttaaaattttctgaaaaaatgaactcaagattgattttggttataaaaacagaaaatgaagaacgttcttagtTCTGAAACCAGAAAAcagataacgttcttggttagttgaAAATAACAGTTtcaacttatctatttaactcaATAATCGAAAGActaaaagtaaatagataagggaagagatataacacacatatatattttgGTTTACCCAATATGGGttacatccagtcctcacagatgtgagattttccattaAGTGTTTAAAGCAAGAATATAAGGGACTTATTACGGGACACGATGCTCAAAATCCTAAAATCCTTTGTTTAGaccatttttgaattttttatattctccaaaaattccaaaaaaactTGTGTTGccttatttgatttttagaaattttttgtagtatttttatatttttttggattttatttgatagggttttcaatttttcacttcaattttagcaatagggacattgttggaattttcagaattgtgattttgcattgcattgttatgatgatgcatgactagagTTAGTTCTATAaatcttcattctcttgaacctgaaatagataggacatttcatttacggcgtagacttaatagagctgctagtgttaacgaATCAAAGTCAAATAGTGAAAGTGACAACTTGCTGCAAAGtatggctgatgcgaataatagaaccttaagacaacttgctgcacctaatgtcaattataatgcattgtgtatcaTATATCCTGAAGTTATTGTACCGTTtaaacttaaatctggtttaatacatTTGTTTCTAatgtttaatggtcttgcaggtgaggatccccacaaacacttgaaggaattccatgttgtgtgttctaccatgaactcaaggagtcacagaagaccacattaagctgatagtcttcccattttcactccaagatgccgttaaggactggttatactaccttc
It includes:
- the LOC101512238 gene encoding indole-3-acetic acid-amido synthetase GH3.10-like gives rise to the protein MEQPILNKNGNGNGNYEYEMIIKWFEDVSKKASSVQTQILSNILKQNHGVEYLKKWLGDYNVLEMEPCALESLFTSLVPISSHADFEPFIQRISDGDTHALLTRQPILSCSLIPLLTKTCGHVHICMNENNIHSAYKNYTIYYYYNKVLFMWWWFCSSGTTEGRQKFVPFTQHSAQTTLQIFTLSAAYRSRVYPIREGGRILEFIYGSNCFKTKGNLTVGTATTHCYASEEFKTKNHKTNSLSCSPQEVIFSGDYKQSTYCHLLLGLFYSNQVEFITSAFVYTMVQAFTNFEELWREICNDIKNGTLSSRIKSPKMREAILDIISKCPNTNLGSKLEAYCEELEKVDWFGLVPKLWPNVKYLCSIMTGSMTPYLKKLRHYANGLPLISGDYGSTESWIGVNVDPCLPPEEVTFVVVPTFSYFEFIPLHRNQYEICDDFLEDKAIPLSKVVVGQQYEIVLTTFTGLYRCRLGDVVEVAEFHNGTPKLNFICRRKLILTINIDKNTEKDLQLVVERGSQILNKAKAEVVDFTSYADVTNQPGHYVIYWEVKGEVEDNVFYACCREMDLSFVDHGYVVSRKTNSIGPLELCILERGTFKKILDNFIAKGVALNQFKTPRCTNNHVLLKILDSCTTKRFRSTAYSSN